A genome region from Desulfonatronovibrio magnus includes the following:
- a CDS encoding IS3 family transposase (programmed frameshift): protein MGQANPEVLPKKKRRYYTTKYKLRILDQVDQLSEQGQIGAFLRKEGLYYSTISRWRKQREQGAFQGLSGKRGPKESKNKQEEKRVRELELENTKLKKELKKAETIIQVQKKLFRDTGTYGHREQSMNAAMELSQAIGSTKDACDALQVPRASFYRFFGPEKTTEQRPEPPLALSEQEEQVVLDTLHSERFQDLAPAEVYATLLDEQQYLCSIRTMYRILDKHQEVKERRKHVSRTHYVKPELLVTGPNQVWSWDITKLKGPRKWTYYYLFVILDIFSRYVPGWMVAEAENASLAEQFIAETCDKQGIIKDQLIIHADRGSSMKAKLVAELMADLGITKSHSRPYNSNDNPYSEAQFKTVKYCPKFPERFGSIQDARSFGREFFPWYNYEHKHGGISLLNPSQVHHGQAEQVIAFRNQVLYEAYLKNPIRFKNKMPQHPPLPKEVWINKPDNTKNSA from the exons ATCGGCCAAGCTAATCCTGAAGTTTTACCAAAGAAAAAGCGCAGGTATTATACCACAAAGTATAAGCTTCGTATCCTTGACCAGGTTGATCAATTGTCCGAACAAGGCCAGATTGGGGCCTTTCTGCGCAAAGAAGGCCTCTACTATTCAACAATCAGCAGGTGGCGCAAGCAAAGAGAACAGGGGGCCTTTCAAGGGTTATCCGGAAAACGTGGTCCAAAAGAATCAAAGAACAAGCAAGAAGAAAAGCGTGTCCGGGAACTTGAACTGGAAAATACCAAGCTTAAAAAAGAACTGAAGAAAGCTGAGACCATAATCCAGGTTCAAAAAAAACT CTTCAGAGATACTGGAACTTATGGGCATCGGGAGCAAAGCATGAACGCCGCCATGGAGTTAAGCCAAGCCATAGGCAGCACTAAAGATGCCTGTGATGCTTTGCAGGTCCCAAGAGCTTCTTTTTACAGGTTCTTTGGACCTGAGAAAACCACAGAGCAAAGACCAGAACCACCTCTGGCTCTTAGTGAACAAGAGGAGCAGGTGGTCCTTGATACCTTGCATTCTGAACGTTTTCAGGATCTTGCGCCTGCAGAGGTCTATGCCACGCTCCTGGATGAACAACAATATCTGTGCTCGATACGGACCATGTACAGAATTCTGGATAAACACCAGGAAGTCAAAGAACGAAGAAAACATGTCAGCCGGACACATTATGTTAAACCAGAACTTTTAGTCACAGGACCAAATCAAGTCTGGTCCTGGGATATCACCAAGCTTAAGGGGCCAAGAAAATGGACGTATTATTACCTCTTCGTGATCCTGGATATCTTCAGTCGCTACGTTCCGGGATGGATGGTTGCAGAGGCCGAAAATGCATCCCTGGCTGAGCAGTTCATTGCTGAAACCTGTGATAAACAAGGCATTATCAAGGATCAGCTAATCATTCATGCTGACCGTGGGTCAAGTATGAAAGCTAAATTGGTAGCAGAACTTATGGCTGATCTTGGGATAACCAAGTCCCATTCAAGGCCGTACAACAGTAATGACAATCCGTATTCAGAGGCCCAGTTCAAGACAGTAAAGTATTGTCCAAAGTTCCCTGAAAGATTCGGCTCAATCCAGGATGCACGTTCTTTTGGACGAGAGTTTTTCCCTTGGTACAACTATGAACATAAACATGGGGGCATAAGCCTTTTAAACCCATCACAGGTTCATCACGGACAGGCCGAACAGGTCATCGCCTTCAGGAATCAAGTGCTTTACGAGGCATATCTGAAAAATCCAATCAGGTTCAAAAATAAGATGCCGCAACATCCACCTCTGCCTAAAGAGGTCTGGATCAACAAGCCGGATAATACAAAAAATAGTGCTTAA
- a CDS encoding tyrosine-type recombinase/integrase: protein MNYPIGSFIKKYFSHYLPTQKGLSSNTILAYRDAVKLLLCYAADILNKSVAELYVEDINESCVLKFLDCLEMTKKCSSRTRNARLAAIKSLFAFISREEPVLIIQCQQIQSIPLKRTKYRLIQYLEEKEMQAMLNAVDINSSNGTRDQALLLLLYNTGARVSEIAGIKLNDLQLNGSAQVKLMAKGKKERSFPLWPETVLALKNYIKTRSPKHINTNSVFLNSNGLPVSRFGIRYLVRKYGLLAQEKLPSMPVVTPHMIRHTTAMHLLRAGNDINMISYWLGHVDINTTHIYVEIDMEMKRKMLDNLESPSASAETPWQKPDILDWLDQLKNRLNYVE from the coding sequence ATGAATTATCCAATTGGATCATTTATAAAAAAGTACTTTTCTCATTATCTGCCAACTCAGAAAGGCCTGTCAAGCAACACTATTCTGGCTTATCGCGATGCAGTAAAGCTTCTGCTTTGTTACGCAGCAGACATCCTTAACAAATCTGTAGCTGAATTATATGTTGAGGATATCAATGAATCTTGTGTGCTTAAATTTTTAGACTGCCTGGAGATGACCAAAAAATGCTCTTCAAGAACACGTAATGCCAGACTTGCAGCGATTAAAAGCCTATTTGCCTTTATTAGCCGAGAAGAACCTGTTTTGATAATTCAGTGCCAGCAGATCCAATCCATTCCTCTGAAAAGGACTAAATACCGGCTTATTCAGTATCTCGAAGAAAAGGAAATGCAGGCCATGCTGAACGCTGTGGATATCAACTCTTCAAACGGAACCAGGGATCAAGCTCTGCTGCTATTGCTGTATAACACTGGAGCCCGGGTTAGTGAAATTGCCGGAATTAAGCTCAATGATTTACAGCTTAATGGTTCAGCCCAGGTTAAGCTTATGGCCAAGGGGAAAAAGGAAAGAAGCTTTCCCTTATGGCCAGAAACAGTGCTTGCACTTAAAAACTATATCAAAACGCGTAGTCCTAAGCACATAAATACGAATTCTGTTTTTCTTAACAGCAACGGGCTACCTGTTTCTCGTTTTGGAATTCGTTACTTGGTCAGGAAGTATGGACTATTAGCGCAAGAAAAACTGCCATCAATGCCTGTTGTCACCCCTCACATGATCCGACATACAACAGCAATGCATCTATTAAGAGCTGGTAATGACATTAATATGATCAGCTACTGGCTTGGTCATGTCGACATTAATACAACCCATATTTATGTAGAAATCGACATGGAGATGAAACGCAAGATGCTTGATAATCTTGAAAGTCCTTCCGCTAGCGCTGAAACTCCCTGGCAAAAGCCGGATATTTTGGATTGGCTCGATCAGTTGAAAAATCGCTTGAATTATGTGGAGTAA
- a CDS encoding tyrosine-type recombinase/integrase, which yields MNTFNFSSCVAKEIERFISLRCLSGTDYKSQSRLLWYFDKFLSEQNIKNPCITRQVIDNYLSTLSQLSPRSQENRFSVVRQVCKHIALRNPQSYIPDSIKMTSSKRAYSPYIFSHEEICSLLSAASNLPPLNSLRPKTYSTLIGLLYSTGMRISEVIALNLEDFNYIDKWIYVAESKFRKSRFINLSVSTCKALQIYRENRLGIKPQPADSPLFINQRLSRVNYNTINCTFKALLKKCCIPSKNHHSPRIHDLRHTFAVHRLLLWYRDGQNVNARLPGLATYMGHVDISSTHVYLKPTAELLGEVNSRFHNYFFNEVYNQGRIS from the coding sequence ATGAATACTTTCAATTTTTCCAGTTGCGTGGCCAAAGAAATAGAACGTTTTATCAGTTTGCGCTGCCTGTCTGGCACTGATTATAAATCGCAATCCCGTCTTCTGTGGTATTTTGATAAATTTCTCAGCGAACAAAATATTAAAAATCCGTGTATTACAAGGCAGGTAATCGACAACTATCTGAGTACTCTCTCTCAGCTATCACCACGATCTCAAGAAAATAGATTCAGCGTAGTCCGTCAAGTCTGCAAACATATCGCCTTACGCAATCCCCAAAGCTATATCCCTGATTCGATAAAAATGACATCCTCAAAAAGAGCTTACTCCCCATATATCTTCAGCCACGAAGAAATATGCTCTTTATTGTCTGCTGCCTCTAACCTGCCCCCCCTCAATTCTTTAAGACCAAAAACATATTCTACTTTGATAGGGCTCCTTTATAGTACCGGAATGCGTATCTCGGAAGTGATCGCCCTGAACCTGGAAGACTTCAACTATATAGATAAATGGATTTATGTAGCAGAAAGTAAATTTCGTAAAAGTCGCTTCATAAACCTAAGCGTTTCAACATGCAAAGCCTTACAAATATATCGGGAGAACCGGCTTGGGATCAAACCTCAGCCTGCAGATTCACCTTTATTTATCAATCAGCGCCTCTCCCGTGTAAATTATAACACAATCAACTGTACATTTAAGGCCTTGCTTAAGAAGTGCTGTATTCCTTCCAAAAACCATCATTCTCCGCGAATACATGACCTTAGACACACTTTTGCCGTACACCGCCTGTTGCTTTGGTACAGGGATGGACAGAACGTTAATGCCAGACTTCCAGGATTGGCCACTTACATGGGGCACGTTGATATCAGCTCAACACACGTTTACTTGAAGCCAACAGCTGAATTGCTCGGCGAAGTCAATAGCCGTTTTCACAATTATTTTTTTAATGAGGTCTATAACCAAGGGAGAATATCATGA
- a CDS encoding site-specific integrase: MEAFFCCPQSVSRLQNGPLATFVEGFLDFLLKSGFSHYTTQKHLGYLSHLAAYLHAVNPKHRDKITTKEVELFYQEYAISCRHRSSVEKHLLDVRHSINRFIDYLDKSDLFERQDNHYPFQDILRAYLNWMRDHQHASSGTLKIREHGIRQFLDWLGTKKISASLVGINVDIIEEFFLIYSQRKDIGRAARRSMQSALRTFLRFCFQKKYIDQQLDQAVPTLRTYKLSTVPRGLTESQAQKVLDAIDRSNFVGLRDYAILQLLSTYGVRGGQIRALSLEDIHWQNNQILFRALKNGKDILLPLTSNVGQSLINYLQKARPTCMFPEVFLTSRAPYRPFIHSNALSAIVDRRIRAADIKIHSQGAHAFRHGLATRLINNGHAVKDIADILGHRHLSTTFIYTKVDFNTLKQVALEWPTEEQL; the protein is encoded by the coding sequence TTGGAAGCTTTTTTTTGTTGTCCGCAGTCAGTCAGCAGACTACAAAATGGTCCCTTGGCAACATTTGTAGAAGGCTTTCTTGATTTTCTCCTGAAGAGCGGATTCAGTCATTATACTACTCAAAAACATTTAGGCTACCTATCTCACTTAGCTGCATATTTGCATGCTGTAAATCCTAAACATAGAGATAAGATCACAACCAAAGAGGTTGAGTTATTCTATCAGGAATATGCCATATCTTGTCGTCACCGCAGTTCTGTTGAAAAGCATCTCCTTGATGTCAGACATTCAATTAATAGATTCATTGACTACCTTGATAAAAGTGACCTCTTTGAGCGCCAAGATAATCATTATCCATTTCAGGATATCCTTCGAGCCTACCTGAACTGGATGCGTGATCATCAGCATGCTTCTTCAGGTACTTTGAAAATTCGAGAGCACGGTATCAGACAATTCCTTGATTGGCTTGGCACAAAAAAAATTTCGGCAAGCTTGGTAGGAATCAATGTTGACATAATCGAGGAATTTTTTCTTATTTATTCTCAGCGTAAAGATATTGGCCGAGCAGCACGTCGGTCAATGCAATCCGCCTTACGCACCTTTTTAAGGTTTTGTTTTCAAAAAAAGTACATTGACCAACAGCTTGATCAGGCTGTTCCTACTTTACGTACTTATAAATTATCCACAGTGCCTCGTGGCCTGACTGAAAGCCAAGCACAAAAAGTACTTGATGCGATTGATCGCAGCAATTTTGTCGGTCTTAGGGACTATGCTATTCTGCAACTCCTTAGCACCTATGGTGTCCGTGGCGGGCAGATACGGGCCTTAAGCCTTGAAGATATCCACTGGCAGAATAACCAGATCCTCTTCAGGGCCTTGAAGAATGGCAAAGATATACTTTTGCCTTTGACCTCAAATGTTGGCCAGAGCCTGATAAACTACCTTCAAAAAGCCCGTCCGACTTGCATGTTTCCTGAAGTCTTTTTGACATCCAGAGCGCCTTATCGTCCTTTTATTCACTCAAATGCTCTTTCCGCCATTGTAGACCGCCGAATCAGGGCGGCAGATATAAAAATTCACAGTCAAGGCGCTCATGCATTCAGGCATGGCTTGGCCACTCGCTTGATAAACAATGGGCATGCCGTCAAGGATATAGCCGATATTCTTGGCCACCGACATCTCTCCACGACTTTTATTTATACCAAGGTCGATTTCAACACACTGAAACAAGTTGCTCTGGAATGGCCCACGGAGGAACAATTATGA